A stretch of Mesoplodon densirostris isolate mMesDen1 chromosome 9, mMesDen1 primary haplotype, whole genome shotgun sequence DNA encodes these proteins:
- the LOC132496159 gene encoding LOW QUALITY PROTEIN: olfactory receptor 2A7-like (The sequence of the model RefSeq protein was modified relative to this genomic sequence to represent the inferred CDS: inserted 1 base in 1 codon; substituted 1 base at 1 genomic stop codon): MGDNVTCITEFTLLGFPLDTTIQMLLFGLFSLFYVFTLLGNGVLLGLISLDSRLHXYFFLSHLAIVDIAYACNTMPQMLGDLLSPAKPISFAGCMTQSFLFLTFAVTECLLLVVMSYDHSVAICQPLXYSAIMIWRVCIMLVVISWTIGVFLSLIHLVLLLPLPFCISQKINHFFCEIMAVLKLACTDTHIHDTVVLAGMISVLVGHFSIVISYMCVLCAIFRIQSGEHQRKALSTCSSHLCVVGLFHGIAIIMYVGPRYGNPKEQKKYLFLFHRLFNPMLNPLICTLRNSEVKNALKRVLGIERAL; the protein is encoded by the exons ATGGGAGACAATGTGACATGTATCACAGAGTTCACCCTACTGGGATTTCCCCTTGATACAACGATTCAGATgcttctctttgggctcttctctCTGTTCTATGTCTTCACCCTACTGGGGAACGGGGTCctcctggggctcatctcactgGACTCCAGGCTGC TGTACTTCTTCCTCTCACACCTGGCCATCGTTGACATAGCCTATGCCTGCAACACCATGCCCCAGATGCTGGGAGACCTCCTGAGTCCAGCCAAGCCCATCTCCTTTGCTGGCTGCATGACACAAAGCTTTCTCTTTTTGACATTTGCTGTCACAGAATGTCTTCTCCTGGTGGTGATGTCCTATGATCACTCTGTAGCCATCTGCCAGCCCCTCTGATACTCTGCCATCATGATCTGGAGAGTCTGCATCATGCTGGTGGTGATTTCCTGGACCATTGGAGTCTTTCTGTCTTTGATTCATCTAGTGTTACTTTTACCCTTACCCTTCTGTATATCCCAGAAGATCAATCACTTTTTCTGTGAAATCATGGCTGTTCTCAAACTTGCTTGTACAGATACACACATCCATGACACTGTGGTACTGGCTGGAATGATTTCTGTGCTAGTGGGACACTTCTCAATTGTAATCTCATACATGTGTGTCCTCTGTGCTATCTTCAGGATCCAGTCTGGGGAGCATCAAAGAAAAGCCTTGTCCACCTGCTCATCTCACCTCTGTGTGGTTGGACTCTTTCATGGCATAGCCATTATCATGTATGTTGGACCCAGATATGGGAACcccaaggaacagaagaaatatcttTTCCTGTTTCACAGACTTTTCAATCCCATGCTCAACCCTCTTATCTGTACTCTTAGGAATTCAGAAGTAAAGAATGCCTTGAAGAGAGTGCTGGGAATAGAGAGAGCTTTATGA
- the LOC132495833 gene encoding LOW QUALITY PROTEIN: olfactory receptor 2A1/2A42 (The sequence of the model RefSeq protein was modified relative to this genomic sequence to represent the inferred CDS: inserted 5 bases in 3 codons; substituted 2 bases at 2 genomic stop codons) has protein sequence MGENQTVVTEFILLGFCLGPRIQMLLFGLLSXFCVFTLLENRVILGLISLDSRLHXYFFLSHLAIVDVAYACNTVPQMLGDLLSPAKPISFAGCMTQTFLFLTFAXAECLLLAVTSYEQYVAIFHPLQYXVIVSWSICITLVVISWACGSLLALVHVGLILRLLFCRLHEINHFFXEILSVLKMACADTWFNQVVIFVASVFVLVGPLCLVLVSSTRILVAILRMQSGEGLRKAFCTCCSHLCVVGLFFGSAIIMHTAPKSSHPAEDPFPVLQFFQPMLNPLIYSLRNTEVKGALRRALFKESHFQLE, from the exons ATGGGGGAAAATCAGACAGTGGTTACAGAATTCATTCTCCTGGGATTTTGTCTTGGCCCAAGGATTCAGATGCTTCTCTTTGGGCTCCTCTC GTTCTGTGTCTTCACCCTGCTGGAGAACAGGGTCatcctggggctcatctcactgGACTCCAGGCTGC TGTACTTCTTCCTCTCACACCTGGCCATCGTTGACGTAGCCTATGCCTGCAACACGGTGCCCCAGATGCTGGGAGACCTCCTGAGTCCAGCCAAGCCCATCTCCTTTGCTGGCTGCATGACACAgacctttctctttttgacttttgCTTAGGCCGAGTGTCTTCTCCTGGCGGTAACGTCCTATGAGCAGTATGTGGCCATCTTCCACCCCCTCCAATA TGTCATTGTAAGCTGGAGCATCTGCATCACTCTGGTGGTGATTTCCTGGGCATGTGGCTCCCTCCTGGCCCTGGTCCATGTGGGTCTCATCCTGAGACTGCTCTTCTGTAGGCTTCATGAAATCAACCACTTCTTCTGAGAAATCCTGTCTGTCCTCAAAATGGCATGTGCTGATACCTGGTTCAACCAAGTTGTCATCTTTGTTGCTTCTGTGTTTGTCTTAGTTGGGCCCCTCTGCTTGGTGCTGGTCTCCTCCACACGCATCCTGGTTGCCATCCTGAGGATGCAGTCAGGTGAGGGCCTCAGAAAGGCCTTCTGCACCTGCTGCTCCCACCTCTGCGTGGTCGGGCTCTTCTTTGGCAGTGCCATCATCATGCACACGGCCCCCAAATCCAGCCACCCAGCAGAAGATCCTTTtcctgttttacagttttttcaaCCTATGCTGAACCCACTGATCTATAGCCTGAGGAACACAGAGGTCAAGGGTGCCCTGCGGAGAGCCCTGTTCAAGGAAAGTCATTTCCAGTTGGAGTGA